A stretch of the Erinaceus europaeus chromosome 1, mEriEur2.1, whole genome shotgun sequence genome encodes the following:
- the PCK1 gene encoding phosphoenolpyruvate carboxykinase, cytosolic [GTP] codes for MPPQLPNGTDFSAKVVQGTLDSLPQAVREFVENNVQLCQPDHIHICDGSDGENQRLLEQMEEQGSVKRLKKYDNCWLALTDPRDVARIESKTVIITKERRDTVPIPKTGLSQLGCWMSEDDFEKAFNARFPGCMKGRTMYVIPFSMGPLGSPLSKIGIELTDSPYVVASMRIMTRMGTSILEALGDGEFIKCLHSVGCPLPLKKPLVNNWACNPELTLIAHLPDRREIISFGSGYGGNSLLGKKCFALRIASRLAKEEGWLAEHMLILGITNPQGQKKYFAAAFPSACGKTNLAMMNPTLPGWKIECVGDDIAWMKFDQQGHLRAINPENGFFGVAPGTSVKTNPNAIKTIQKNTIFTNVAETNDGGVYWEGIDQPLAPGIKVTSWKNKEWTPEDGEPCAHPNSRFCTPASQCPIIDPAWESPEGVPIEGIIFGGRRPAGVPLVYEALSWQHGVFVGSAMRSEATAAAEHKGKVIMHDPFAMRPFFGYNFGKYLAHWLSMAQRPAAKLPKIFHVNWFRKDKEGRFLWPGFGENSRVLEWMFSRINGDDGAKLTPIGYIPKEGALNLKGLGDINMKELFNISKEFWEKEVDDIQKYLEEQVNTDLPKEIHRELMALKQRVSQM; via the exons ATGCCACCTCAACTTCCCAATGGTACTGACTTCTCAGCCAAAGTTGTACAGGGAACCTTGGACAGCCTGCCCCAGGCAGTGAGAGAGTTTGTGGAGAACAACGTTCAGTTGTGTCAGCCAGACCACATACACATCTGTGATGGCTCCGATGGGGAGAACCAGCGGCTACTGGAGCAGATGGAGGAGCAGGGGTCTGTTAAGCGTTTGAAGAAGTATGACAACTG TTGGCTGGCTCTCACTGACCCCAGAGATGTGGCCAGAATTGAGAGCAAGACAGTCATCATCACCAAAGAGCGAAGAGACACAGTACCCATCCCCAAGACCGGCCTCAGTCAGCTGGGCTGCTGGATGTCCGAGGACGACTTTGAGAAAGCATTCAATGCTCGATTTCCAGGGTGTATGAAAG gtcgCACTATGTATGTCATCCCATTCAGCATGGGGCCCCTGGGCTCTCCCCTGTCCAAGATCGGCATCGAGCTGACAGATTCACCCTACGTGGTGGCCAGCATGCGCATCATGACGAGAATGGGGACATCCATCCTGGAAGCCCTGGGTGATGGGGAGTTCATCAAGTGCCTCCATTCTGTGGGGTGTCCTTTGCCATTAAAAA AGCCTTTGGTTAACAACTGGGCCTGCAACCCGGAGCTGACCCTCATCGCCCACCTGCCTGACCGCAGAGAGATCATCTCCTTTGGCAGTGGCTACGGTGGGAATTCGCTCCTGGGGAAGAAGTGCTTTGCCCTCAGGATAGCCAGCCGGCTGGCCAAGGAGGAAGGGTGGCTGGCTGAGCACATGCTG ATCCTGGGCATAACCAATCCCCAGGGCCAGAAGAAGTACTTTGCAGCTGCATTCCCCAGCGCCTGTGGGAAGACCAACCTGGCCATGATGAATCCCACACTCCCAGGCTGGAAGATCGAGTGTGTGGGCGATGACATTGCCTGGATGAAGTTTGACCAACAAG GTCACTTAAGGGCCATCAACCCAGAGAATGGTTTTTTTGGTGTTGCTCCTGGAACCTCTGTGAAGACAAACCCCAATGCCATCAAGACCATTCAAAAAAACACCATCTTCACCAATGTGGCTGAGACCAATGATGGGGGTGTTTATTGGGAAGGGATTGACCAGCCGCTGGCCCCGGGTATCAAGGTCACTTCCTGGAAGAACAAGGAATGGACCCCTGAGGATG GGGAGCCTTGTGCCCACCCCAACTCACGGTTCTGCACCCCTGCCAGTCAGTGCCCTATCATTGACCCTGCTTGGGAGTCTCCAGAAGGTGTGCCCATAGAGGGCATCATCTTTGGAGGCCgcagacctgcag gtgtccctctagTCTATGAAGCTCTCAGCTGGCAACATGGAGTGTTTGTGGGATCAGCCATGAGGTCAGAGGCCACGGCAGCTGCAGAACACAAAG GCAAAGTGATCATGCATGATCCATTTGCTATGCGACCTTTCTTTGGTTACAACTTTGGCAAATACCTGGCCCACTGGCTCAGCATGGCCCAACGTCCAGCAGCAAAGCTGCCCAAGATCTTCCATGTCAACTGGTTCCGGAAGGACAAAGAAGGCAGGTTCCTCTGGCCAGGCTTTGGGGAGAACTCCAGGGTGTTGGAGTGGATGTTCAGCCGGATCAACGGGGATGACGGGGCCAAGCTCACACCCATAGGCTACATCCCAAAGGAAGGTGCTTTGAATCTGAAAGGTCTGGGGGACATCAACATGAAGGAGCTCTTCAACATCTCCAAAGAGTTCTGGGAGAAGGAGGTAGATGACATCCAGAAGTACCTGGAGGAGCAAGTGAACACTGACCTCCCTAAAGAGATCCATAGAGAACTCATGGCCCTGAAGCAAAGGGTCAGCCAGATGTAA